In the Gymnogyps californianus isolate 813 chromosome 3, ASM1813914v2, whole genome shotgun sequence genome, one interval contains:
- the TMEM200A gene encoding transmembrane protein 200A: MIATGGVITGLAALKRQDSARSQQHVNLATAPASEEKKPVRRRPRADVVIVRGKIRLYSPSGFFLVLGVLIAFFGIAMAILGYWPQKEQLLGSEDNLSVNETQVLRSQGSILLRFFEQHVHSDKMKMLGPFTMGIGIFIFICANAILHENRDKETKIIHMRDIYSTVIDIHTLRIKEQKQLSGAFTGLLGEGELRHSGSSCASRLAANTVAPFSGFKSNFRMDSSAEEDEITLNEDRTAGSLLPPLLTEQSGSVFGLYPHSSKASDDKNTSSIKCETKSIVSSSISAFTLPVIKLNNCVIDEPSIDNITKDSEIARSRSRNLSMDSLAIPLTDTNESYRPAATMLPRHNSFVETPSDQFKSSMTLGPSTGKLLSPGAARKQFGSNTSLHLLSSHSKSLDLDRGPSTLTVQAEQRKHPSWPRLDRSNSKGYMKLENKEDPMDRLLVPQAAVKKDFTNKEKLLMISRSHNNLSFEHDEFLSNNLKRGTSETRF; encoded by the coding sequence ATGATAGCAACTGGAGGAGTCATAACAGGACTGGCTGCCTTAAAAAGGCAAGACTCTGCCAGATCTCAGCAACATGTAAATCTTGCCACAGCACCAGCTTCTGAGGAGAAGAAACCAGTTAGACGCCGGCCCAGGGCAGATGTAGTAATTGTCAGGGGCAAAATCCGTCTCTATTCTCCATCGGGATTCTTCCTTGTTTTGGGAGTGCTTATCGCGTTCTTTGGAATTGCAATGGCCATCCTTGGATACTGGCCCCAAAAGGAACAGCTTTTAGGATCTGAAGATAATCTATCTGTAAATGAAACCCAGGTCCTGAGAAGCCAAGGAAGCATTTTACTTCGTTTCTTTGAACAGCATGTGCACTCGGATAAGATGAAAATGCTGGGTCCTTTTACTATGGGCATTggaatcttcatttttatttgcgCAAATGCCATTCTGCATGAAAACCGtgacaaggaaacaaaaatcataCACATGAGAGACATATACTCCACTGTAATAGACATCCACACCCTGAGGATCAAGGAACAAAAGCAGCTGAGTGGTGCCTTCACTGGCTTGTTGGGGGAAGGAGAACTCAGGCACAGCGGGAGCTCGTGTGCATCACGGCTGGCTGCAAACACTGTTGCGCCTTTCTCTGGCTTCAAGAGTAATTTTAGAATGGATAGTTCTGCTGAAGAAGATGAGATTACCCTAAATGAAGATAGGACCGCTGGTagcctcctgccacctctgcTGACTGAGCAATCTGGTTCAGTCTTTGGACTTTACCCTCACTCCAGCAAGGCTTCAGACGACAAAAACACTAGCTCTATAAAGTGTGAAACAAAATCCATTGTATCATCTTCCATTAGTGCTTTCACACTGCCAGTAATTAAACTGAATAACTGTGTTATTGATGAGCCCAGTATAGACAACATAACTAAGGACTCGGAGATCGCTAGGAGTCGGTCTAGAAATCTATCGATGGATTCTCTGGCCATTCCACTAACTGATACCAATGAATCCTACAGACCGGCTGCTACCATGCTGCCACGACACAATTCATTTGTGGAAACACCATCTGATCAGTTCAAATCTTCTATGACTCTTGGACCAAGCACAGGAAAGCTTTTATCCCCTGGCGCTGCCAGGAAACAGTTTGGGTCCAACACATCTTTGCATCTTCTGTCTTCACATTCGAAGTCCCTTGACTTGGACAGGGGTCCGTCTACGCTCACTGTCCAAGCTGAACAAAGGAAACACCCCAGCTGGCCCAGGCTGGATCGGAGCAACAGTAAAGGATATATGAAACTAGAAAACAAAGAGGACCCAATGGATAGATTACTTGTGCCACAAGCAGCAGTCAAGAAAGACTTTACTAACAAGGAAAAGCTTCTTATGATATCAAGATCTCATAATAATTTGAGTTTTGAACATGATGAGTTTTTGAGTAACAACCTGAAGCGAGGAACTTCTGAAACaagattttaa